GGTGGCTTCATTTGGGACTTCATCGACCAGGGTCTCCGTCACAAGGGAACTCCGTACTTTGAATTTGGTGGCATGTGGGGCGACTGGCAGAACGACGACAACTTCTGTGCAAACGGCCTTGTGTTCCCCGATCGTAAAATCCAGCCGGAAATGTGGGAAGTCAAGTACCAGTACAGCCAGGTGCGCGTCCATAACGTAGACGCCGCTAAGGGCAAGATTGAAATTGAAAGCCGTTACCTCTACAAGAATCTTGGCGACTTCCTCGATGCCTTCTGGCAGATCAAGGAAAACGGCAAGGTGATTAAGGAAGGCAAGATTGACGGTTCCCAGATGAACATCGGTCCGAACCAGAAGAAAACCGTAACGATTGACATGCCAAAGATTGAAACGACAGTCGGTGCCGAGTACTTCCTGGATATCGATTTCCGCCTCAAAAAAGATGAACTCTGGGCAAAGGCTGGCTACAGCATCGGTCACGAACAGTTCGGCATTGACTTGGGACAGCTCTGGTCTACCGAAATCGACGTGAGCTCCATGGAAGCCCACAAGGTCACTAAGAACAATGGTCTCACGATTGAAGGCTCTGATTTCAAGATTAAGTTTGACGAAAAGTCCGGTACGCTTGCAAGCTACGTTCTTGATGGCGATACGATTATCAAGAACGGCGGCCGTCCGAACTTCTGGCGCGCCCCGATTGATAACGACAAGGGCTTCAACATGGAACGCGGCCATGGCGAATGGCGCAAGGCAAGCAACAACCGCTCTGTCACTTCCGAAGTCAAGGAAGTTTCCGCTCGCGAAACGCAGGTGACGTTCAATTTCGGTTTCCCGGATGTCGGCAGCACCCGCATGAAGCTTACGTACACGGTTTACGGCAGTGGCGATATCGTTGTGGAATACACGCTCAACCCGGATGGCACCAAGAGCTATTTGCCGAACGTGGGTACGCTCTTCACGGTTCCGGGCGGCTATGAAAAGGTCCGTTACTTTGGACGTGGCCCGGACGAAAACTACATCGGACGTAACCGCGGTAGCTTCATGGGACTTTATTCGACGTATGCAGACTCTATGACCGTCATGTACATGGAAATTGGCGAAACGGGCCAGCGCACCGATGTCAAGTGGGCTACGCTTACAAACGAAAAGACGGGCAAGGGCCTTATGGTTGTGGGTAACCCGCGCATGGAATTCAGCGCCCAGCACTACACTCCGGAACAGCTCACCAACGTGAAGCTCCCGTGGGAACTCAAGCGCGACAAGGATATCACGCTCCGTGTGGACTTGCACCAGATGGGTGTCGGCGGCATCAACTCCTGGGGTGCCGAACCGCTCAACGCTTACCGCCTGAATGCCAATCGCGAATACTCTCACAAGTTCCGCATAGCTCCGATTCGTAAGCAGTTGAACGATCCGACAGAATACTCGCTGCTTGGTTTCAAGAACTTTGGCTGGAACAAGGAAATTCCGCCTGCTAAGTACGGCCTGGATGAAATCAATAAGATTTACGAAAATCAGCCGGATAAGGACATTACGGAAGGTGCAAATCCTGATACGGAAGGGCTTATTCCTGTAGCGCTCCCGGGCAAGATTCGTGACCTCTCTGTCGCAGAAAAGAACTACAATGTCTTTGACGCTCAGGGCAAGAAGGTTGGTGCGTTTACGACTCGCGGTGTCGAAGACCTCCATGCGATTACGTCTGGGCTCGTCAAGAATTCTGGCGTGTATATCGTGAAGTCTCAAAACGGCGGCCAAGCTTTCCGCATCACCGTTAAGAAGTAAGAAATAATCGATTGAAGAACTGTCATCGCGAGGCTCGCAACACCCCCTCGCGATGACTTTTTTATTTGTATGAAAAATGATAAGTTGATTTATATGTTGGTGTAAGCGAGAAAGACTATTAAATAATTTAATGATGATAATAAAACGTCGAGAGAATGGAAGCGTCGGCCAAGGTATTGTCTTCGCAGTAGCGTGCAAAACGAGAGTCGCGGGCGACTGCTTACAGGCGCACATGACCGAGTGAAGCCGCTGACGCCGTAGGCGTCAACTCCGAGCTGGGGCCCCGCCCGCATGACGTGCATTTTGCATTCAAAAAGGTTTTTGGTCGATGAGACCCTTTTCTATTGATAAAAAATCAATGAGAAGAATTCCAAACCTATATGAAATCCCCTCTTCGAGGGGTATTTTTTATAAGGGAAAACTGTCATCCTGGAGAGTTCGTAGAACTCGATAGGATCTATGAAAATGGTGTTGTTTGTGGGATTTGAGGAGTACACTATGTTTGAAACAAAGAAATCTTTAGCGCATCGAATCCTTGGCTCTGCGGCATTAGTTTGTGCCGTAGCCTTTTCGAATGTTGCCGCAACGACAGACAATCCGCTTACGCTTTGGTATAATAGCGATGCTGGTTCTGAATTCACGAACGCGCTTCCGATTGGTAACGGCTACATGGGTGGCCTTATTTACGGTGGTGTTGAAAAGGATTACATCGGCCTCAACGAAAGTACAGTTTGGTCAGGTGGCCCGGGCGACAACAACAAGCAGGGTGCCGCAAGTCACTTAAAGGATGCCCGTGATGCCTTGTGGCGTGGCGACTATCGCACGGCAGAATCCATCGTGAGCCAGTACATGATTGGACCGGGGCCTGCAAGTTTCCAGCCGGTGGGCGATCTTGTGATTTCTACTTCGCACAAGGGTTCTTCCAATTACCGCCGTGAACTTGACCTCAAGACTGCAATCGCAAAGACTACCTACACAGTGGGCGGCGTCAAGCATACCCGTGAATATTTCGCTAGCTACCCGGACCATGTGATTGTCGTGCATCTCTCTGCGGACAAGGATGGCTCGGTGAGCTTTGGCGCTACGATGACGACTCCGCATCGCAATAATAAAATGTCGAACAGCGGCAACACGCTCATTTACGATGTTACCGTCAATTCCATCAAGTTCCAGAACCGTTTGACCGTGGTTACGGACGGCGGAACCGTTTCTGTGTCTAATGGGAACATTTCGGTGAACGGAGCCAACAGCGCAACGCTTATCCTCACGACCGCTACAAACTTCAAGTCTTATAACGATGTGAGCGGTGATCCGGGTGCCATCGCTTCCGATATCATGTCGAAAGTTGCCAAGAAGTCCTATGAAGATTTGCTTGCAGCACATCTCAAGGATTACCAGGCCATTTTCAACCGCGTTAAACTCGACCTTGGCACGGCCGACAAGAGCGCAGGCGACATCACCTCCACCCGCGTGAAAAATTTCAATTCCACGAACGACCCTTCTCTCGTAGAACTCCATTACCAGTATGGACGTTACTTGCTCATCGCAAGCTCCCGTAAGGGTGGCCAGCCGGCCAACTTGCAGGGCATCTGGAACAAGGACACGAACCCGATTTGGGGTAGTAAGTACACCACGAACATCAACCTCGAAATGAACTACTGGCCGGCAGAATCCGGCAACCTTGATGAATGCGTTTGGCCGCTCATTGACAAAATCAAGTCCATGGTGCCGCAGGGCGAAAAGACCGCCAAGGTGCACTGGGGCGTGGATGAAGGCTGGGTAGAACACCACAATACCGACCTTTGGAACCGCTCTGCTCCGATTGACGGTGCATGGGGACTTTGGCCGACAGGTGCTGGCTGGCTCACGACCCACCTTTGGGAACACTTCCTCTACAATCCGACGGACAAGGCGTACCTCAAGGATGTTTACCCGACGATGAAGGGTGCCGCACTCTTCTTCGTGAACAGCCTCGTCGAAGAACCGACTACGGGCAACAAGTATTTAGTCACCGCTCCGAGCGATTCCCCGGAAAATGACCATGGTGGCTATAACGTTTGCTTTGGTCCGACGATGGACAACCAGATTATCCGCGATGTTTTGAACTACACGATTGAAGCTTCCAAGATTCTCGGCGTTGACGAAGATGTCCGTGCCAAGATGGAAGCAACCGTCAAGCGCCTCCCACCGACAAAGACGGGTAAGTACGGACAAATTACGGAATGGCTCCAAGATTGGGATGATCCGAACAACAAGAATCGTCACATTTCTCACTTGTACGGCCTTTTCCCGAGTTCTCAGATTACTCCGGAAGAAACTCCGGACTTGATCAAGGGTGCAGGCGTTACGCTCCAACAGCGCGGTGACGATGCTACCGGTTGGTCTCTCGCTTGGAAAATCAACTTCTGGGCGCGCATGCACGATGGTGACCACGCCTACAGAATGATCCGCATGCTTCTCACGCCGAGCAAGACTTACAATAACTTGTTCGATGCG
This genomic stretch from Fibrobacter sp. UWB16 harbors:
- a CDS encoding glycoside hydrolase family 2 TIM barrel-domain containing protein, translated to MNFGSSLSLVLSAGLLSAVSLFAQPNDEWNGKPRIFGVNRLNPHVTSMPYTTVEEAVKGDRHASEWYQTLSGEWRFYHVDKPSQRNNDFYKDNYDVSKWDKIKVPSSWQLLGYDHPIYTNVIYPWSQNNRVSAPYAPTDFNPVGHYRRTFTVPEKWDGKRIRLHFEGVESAYYVWVNGNYVGYSEDTFTGHEFDINKYLRKGENNISVQVFRWCDGSWLEDQDFIRLSGIMRDVYIYAVPEVHIQDFQIDATLTNNYKDGLLKTTVWVYNSTGKQSGEYTVELSLYDASGAEVIKPSAQKVSGIGAAGEKSVHFDLPLSSPKRWSAETPDLYSAVLTFKDGSGKIIQVESNKVGFRKIEIKKENGAPRLLVNGMPVKFHGVDRHELDPDDGRAVTYDRMEKDVILMKRFNINALRMSHYPNNPVMYDLCDKYGIYVIDEANVESHGANNDLPKNSDDWRAPAVDRMNSMVQRDKNHPSIILWSLGNEAGNGNVFASERERAHQIDSTRFVHYEGDWNNADVNSWMYFGPDAIQNYRDANKPIMLCEYEHAMGNSVGDLQEYMDAFYGNPRAFGGFIWDFIDQGLRHKGTPYFEFGGMWGDWQNDDNFCANGLVFPDRKIQPEMWEVKYQYSQVRVHNVDAAKGKIEIESRYLYKNLGDFLDAFWQIKENGKVIKEGKIDGSQMNIGPNQKKTVTIDMPKIETTVGAEYFLDIDFRLKKDELWAKAGYSIGHEQFGIDLGQLWSTEIDVSSMEAHKVTKNNGLTIEGSDFKIKFDEKSGTLASYVLDGDTIIKNGGRPNFWRAPIDNDKGFNMERGHGEWRKASNNRSVTSEVKEVSARETQVTFNFGFPDVGSTRMKLTYTVYGSGDIVVEYTLNPDGTKSYLPNVGTLFTVPGGYEKVRYFGRGPDENYIGRNRGSFMGLYSTYADSMTVMYMEIGETGQRTDVKWATLTNEKTGKGLMVVGNPRMEFSAQHYTPEQLTNVKLPWELKRDKDITLRVDLHQMGVGGINSWGAEPLNAYRLNANREYSHKFRIAPIRKQLNDPTEYSLLGFKNFGWNKEIPPAKYGLDEINKIYENQPDKDITEGANPDTEGLIPVALPGKIRDLSVAEKNYNVFDAQGKKVGAFTTRGVEDLHAITSGLVKNSGVYIVKSQNGGQAFRITVKK
- a CDS encoding glycoside hydrolase N-terminal domain-containing protein codes for the protein MFETKKSLAHRILGSAALVCAVAFSNVAATTDNPLTLWYNSDAGSEFTNALPIGNGYMGGLIYGGVEKDYIGLNESTVWSGGPGDNNKQGAASHLKDARDALWRGDYRTAESIVSQYMIGPGPASFQPVGDLVISTSHKGSSNYRRELDLKTAIAKTTYTVGGVKHTREYFASYPDHVIVVHLSADKDGSVSFGATMTTPHRNNKMSNSGNTLIYDVTVNSIKFQNRLTVVTDGGTVSVSNGNISVNGANSATLILTTATNFKSYNDVSGDPGAIASDIMSKVAKKSYEDLLAAHLKDYQAIFNRVKLDLGTADKSAGDITSTRVKNFNSTNDPSLVELHYQYGRYLLIASSRKGGQPANLQGIWNKDTNPIWGSKYTTNINLEMNYWPAESGNLDECVWPLIDKIKSMVPQGEKTAKVHWGVDEGWVEHHNTDLWNRSAPIDGAWGLWPTGAGWLTTHLWEHFLYNPTDKAYLKDVYPTMKGAALFFVNSLVEEPTTGNKYLVTAPSDSPENDHGGYNVCFGPTMDNQIIRDVLNYTIEASKILGVDEDVRAKMEATVKRLPPTKTGKYGQITEWLQDWDDPNNKNRHISHLYGLFPSSQITPEETPDLIKGAGVTLQQRGDDATGWSLAWKINFWARMHDGDHAYRMIRMLLTPSKTYNNLFDAHPPFQIDGNFGAVSGVNEMLMQSHNNRINLLPALPSQWANGTVKGIRARGGFEIDSMAWKGGKLTYVAIKSLVGGTLNVVSGSNKYSTATVAGKVYEFDGNLKVTNAPFEPLEITDKIQAENYVAMDGVQIEEDSVGTPNIGWINDGDWTQYYVNIPTAGSYTLTGRVATGSEKESVITVTDSVGKILGTLSVDPAKSKGWNDWYESSTKITLPAGKQKLTFTYTGEDTYLGNVDWYNLKSDLTALPQAKMHNASLSVSRVPYSHASIALMVTAPASSDFVVHLVGVNGKFIGSQRGHGEGLAEFGKSSPLAPGMYFAIVKSGSMQKTMKLTVH